A genomic window from Streptococcus sanguinis includes:
- the tatC gene encoding twin-arginine translocase subunit TatC — MDKKEQTIIEHLIEFRRRFLAVLACFFLVFLVSLLFSADIYRWLTSNFEQKLLVLGPDDILWIYISLASLVAFSLTLPFLVYQVWEFVRPALRANEARAVFAYIPATFLCFVLGLAFGFYFVTPAILQVLLSLGEGLFETRLTAQNYLSFVFHTTIPIACLFELPVLVSFLTSIGLLNPKFLVKYRRYAYFVLLVLAVVLTPADFISDLTMTVPLILLYEVSILLSRIIYQRKSTRRN; from the coding sequence ATGGATAAAAAAGAACAGACTATTATTGAGCATTTGATTGAGTTCAGACGACGTTTTCTAGCAGTACTGGCTTGCTTTTTCCTGGTTTTTCTAGTCAGCTTGCTCTTTTCAGCCGATATTTATCGATGGCTAACCAGTAATTTTGAGCAGAAGCTGCTGGTGCTGGGTCCGGATGATATCCTTTGGATTTATATCAGTCTGGCTAGTCTGGTCGCTTTTTCCCTGACCTTGCCATTTTTAGTTTATCAGGTCTGGGAGTTTGTCCGACCGGCTTTGCGAGCCAATGAAGCGCGAGCCGTTTTCGCCTATATCCCGGCTACCTTTCTCTGTTTTGTGCTGGGGCTGGCTTTCGGTTTTTACTTTGTGACTCCGGCTATTTTACAGGTTTTGCTGTCGCTGGGGGAGGGGCTCTTTGAGACTCGGCTGACAGCACAGAATTATCTTAGTTTCGTCTTTCATACCACTATTCCGATTGCATGCCTTTTTGAGCTGCCGGTTCTTGTGTCCTTTCTGACTTCTATAGGTTTGCTCAATCCGAAATTTTTGGTAAAATATAGACGATACGCTTACTTCGTTTTGCTGGTTTTAGCTGTTGTCCTGACACCGGCTGACTTTATCAGTGACTTGACTATGACAGTACCTCTGATTTTGCTCTATGAAGTCAGCATCTTGCTCAGTCGCATCATTTATCAAAGAAAATCAACGAGGAGAAATTAA